In Chloroflexota bacterium, a genomic segment contains:
- a CDS encoding GNAT family N-acetyltransferase translates to MIHIRLATEEDIPRIIELYDELTITTSQIEKSRSPSPDHYKRVFAEICSDQRQELLVAEDQGEVVGTLVFLLAPNLSHNGTPWAFLENLIVTEKHRRKGVARSLLEYAVGRAREAGCHKVQLCSGRTREEAHQLYRSLGFEASAYGFRLYF, encoded by the coding sequence ATGATACACATCAGGCTGGCTACTGAAGAGGATATCCCGAGGATCATTGAGCTATACGATGAGCTGACTATCACCACTTCGCAGATTGAGAAAAGCCGGAGTCCTTCTCCGGATCATTACAAAAGGGTGTTCGCTGAGATTTGCTCCGATCAGAGGCAGGAGCTTCTTGTGGCTGAGGATCAGGGCGAGGTCGTGGGTACCCTGGTATTCCTACTGGCGCCAAACCTCTCCCACAATGGTACTCCCTGGGCTTTCCTGGAGAACCTGATAGTCACCGAGAAACACCGGCGCAAGGGTGTTGCCAGATCGCTCCTGGAATATGCCGTCGGTCGTGCCAGAGAGGCGGGATGCCACAAGGTGCAGCTCTGCAGCGGCAGGACCCGGGAGGAAGCGCATCAGCTCTACCGGTCACTGGGTTTTGAGGCGTCAGCCTATGGCTTTCGTCTGTACTTTTGA
- a CDS encoding FAD-dependent oxidoreductase, translating to MSNTLHFPKLFEPTRIGQMELKNRIVMPPMGTNMATPDGHVTERIRSYYEQRAKGGVGLVIVETTCIDAPVGKTTAYQLAIDNDRFIPGLSQIAEVIHQHGAKAVLQLQHGGRGAKSSITGIQPVAPSPVPMPYGTQVGYEGEMPRELTVGEIKDLVRKFAQGAQRGRRAGFDGVEIHSTGYYLVAQFLSSTANVRQDEYGGNLRNRARFLLEIIDAVRETVGEVYPLLCKISAMELGPGSGITPEEAQQIAQMAEEAGADALEIAAMLWGIIPRLPPPTAEAPGGLLPFVEAMKKMVKIPLIAAGRITPELGEKTLQEGKADLIAIGKGLIADPELPMKAASGRVDEIRPCIGCLRCIDNQTVKGKGIMCSVNAAAGKEREFEIKPAGRSKKVVVVGGGPAGMEAAIVAALRGHQVTLYEKQARLGGQLLEAVVPPHKDNLPGFVDYLTSQMTKRGIDVRLGIEATVELISAARPDAVVLAAGVTPSVPPISGIDRANVITAKQVLNGAKVGDAVAVIGGGLVGCETAEYLAKQRKKVTIVEMLDEVAGVMPLALRKLLLARLAYMKVTVLTGVKCQELTEGGLLIITKEGQEKTIAADSIVLAAGGRPNTALLEELRRTVPAVHLAGDCVDPRGIAEAVADGRSAGLAI from the coding sequence TTGAGCAACACGCTGCATTTTCCGAAGCTGTTTGAACCAACACGCATCGGACAAATGGAACTCAAAAACCGCATTGTGATGCCGCCGATGGGAACAAACATGGCCACGCCTGACGGCCACGTCACGGAGAGAATCAGATCCTACTACGAGCAACGGGCTAAGGGCGGTGTCGGTCTTGTGATCGTGGAGACGACGTGCATCGATGCCCCTGTGGGCAAGACAACTGCATACCAGTTGGCCATAGACAACGACAGGTTCATCCCCGGTTTGAGCCAGATCGCGGAGGTCATCCACCAGCATGGTGCCAAGGCAGTACTGCAGTTGCAGCATGGCGGAAGAGGAGCCAAGTCATCCATTACCGGTATTCAACCGGTCGCCCCTTCGCCGGTTCCGATGCCATACGGTACACAAGTGGGCTATGAGGGCGAGATGCCACGAGAGCTGACCGTCGGCGAGATCAAAGACCTGGTCCGCAAGTTCGCCCAGGGAGCCCAACGGGGCAGGAGGGCCGGCTTCGATGGCGTGGAGATCCATAGCACCGGCTATTATCTGGTGGCGCAGTTCCTCTCTTCCACAGCCAATGTTCGTCAGGATGAGTACGGAGGCAATCTGAGGAATCGGGCCAGGTTCCTGCTCGAGATCATCGATGCCGTCAGGGAGACCGTGGGGGAGGTTTATCCCCTGCTGTGCAAAATCAGCGCTATGGAACTCGGTCCCGGGTCAGGTATTACCCCTGAGGAGGCACAACAGATAGCCCAAATGGCCGAGGAGGCAGGGGCTGATGCCCTGGAGATAGCCGCAATGCTGTGGGGCATCATCCCTCGTCTGCCGCCGCCGACCGCAGAAGCCCCCGGAGGGCTACTTCCCTTCGTGGAAGCAATGAAGAAGATGGTGAAAATCCCGCTCATTGCCGCGGGCAGGATAACTCCGGAACTCGGCGAGAAGACGCTGCAGGAGGGCAAGGCCGACCTCATTGCTATAGGTAAGGGTCTGATCGCCGACCCTGAACTCCCCATGAAAGCAGCATCAGGAAGAGTGGATGAGATTAGGCCCTGTATAGGCTGTCTGCGGTGCATCGACAATCAGACGGTCAAGGGAAAGGGCATAATGTGCTCCGTCAATGCGGCTGCAGGCAAAGAGCGGGAATTTGAGATCAAGCCGGCCGGGAGAAGCAAGAAGGTGGTTGTGGTGGGCGGCGGCCCTGCCGGCATGGAGGCAGCCATAGTGGCTGCATTAAGGGGTCATCAGGTAACGCTTTATGAGAAACAGGCAAGGCTGGGCGGGCAGTTGCTTGAGGCTGTAGTTCCGCCGCACAAAGACAACCTCCCTGGCTTTGTCGACTACCTCACATCCCAGATGACTAAGAGAGGCATCGATGTCAGGCTGGGCATAGAGGCTACTGTTGAACTGATATCCGCGGCCAGGCCGGATGCAGTGGTCCTGGCTGCAGGGGTGACTCCCTCTGTGCCACCCATTTCAGGAATCGACAGAGCCAATGTCATAACTGCGAAGCAGGTGCTGAACGGCGCCAAGGTGGGAGACGCGGTAGCCGTCATCGGGGGTGGGCTGGTGGGATGCGAGACAGCAGAGTACCTGGCAAAACAGCGCAAGAAAGTGACGATTGTGGAGATGCTGGACGAGGTGGCAGGCGTAATGCCGCTGGCTCTCCGGAAGCTGCTGCTGGCCAGACTGGCCTACATGAAGGTCACCGTTTTAACCGGCGTGAAATGTCAGGAGTTGACGGAAGGCGGCCTGCTCATCATCACCAAGGAGGGACAGGAGAAAACCATTGCTGCCGATAGCATAGTCCTGGCTGCAGGTGGCAGGCCGAATACGGCGCTCCTGGAGGAACTGAGGCGCACCGTACCCGCAGTGCACCTCGCCGGGGACTGTGTCGACCCCCGGGGGATAGCAGAAGCCGTCGCTGACGGACGTAGCGCCGGACTGGCCATATAG
- a CDS encoding NAD(P)-dependent oxidoreductase, giving the protein MKVLVTGGFGNVGRSCLTKLREQGHQVRCFDIQTKGNERNARRFKGQIDVVWGDMRRPDDVAAAVQDQEAVIHMAFILPPASDDKPELASDVNVGGTKNLLHAMRNLPSPPKIIFISSFSVFGECQQKPPPRTVSDPVQPMDNYNRHKVECERLVKESGFDWAILRLAVVPPQALSGFSPKMFDAPPGARVEFVHPQDVGLALANAVICDEVWGKILLIGGGADSQLYYRDFVGRMMESMGIGRLPDRAFASCASSYTDWLDTAESQRILQYQQHSFEDFVQEVAASLGYKRYLMRLFAPLIRRWMLSQSPHYKAGKPA; this is encoded by the coding sequence AGCAAGGACACCAGGTGAGGTGTTTTGACATCCAGACAAAGGGCAACGAGAGGAATGCCAGGAGATTCAAAGGGCAGATAGATGTGGTGTGGGGCGACATGCGCCGCCCGGATGACGTGGCCGCTGCCGTGCAAGATCAAGAGGCCGTTATTCACATGGCATTTATCCTGCCTCCTGCCAGTGACGATAAGCCCGAGCTGGCCTCGGATGTCAACGTAGGCGGCACCAAGAATCTTCTCCACGCCATGAGGAACCTCCCCTCACCACCCAAGATCATCTTCATCTCTTCATTCAGCGTCTTCGGCGAATGCCAGCAGAAGCCGCCGCCCAGGACCGTTTCCGATCCGGTGCAGCCGATGGACAATTACAACCGTCACAAAGTGGAATGTGAGAGACTGGTCAAAGAGTCGGGGTTTGATTGGGCCATCCTCCGCCTGGCAGTTGTCCCTCCGCAGGCGCTGAGCGGATTCAGTCCGAAGATGTTCGATGCTCCCCCAGGAGCGCGCGTGGAATTTGTACATCCGCAGGATGTGGGGCTGGCTCTGGCCAATGCGGTGATCTGCGATGAAGTCTGGGGGAAGATTCTGCTTATCGGCGGCGGGGCAGATAGCCAGTTGTACTATCGAGATTTTGTCGGCCGCATGATGGAGTCTATGGGGATCGGCAGGCTTCCGGACAGAGCCTTCGCCTCCTGCGCCTCTTCATACACCGACTGGCTCGATACCGCTGAAAGCCAGAGGATTCTCCAGTACCAGCAGCACTCCTTTGAAGACTTCGTTCAGGAGGTGGCCGCCTCTCTGGGCTATAAAAGGTATTTGATGCGACTGTTTGCCCCACTCATCCGCCGGTGGATGTTGAGCCAATCACCCCATTACAAGGCAGGCAAGCCTGCCTGA